The proteins below come from a single Gossypium raimondii isolate GPD5lz chromosome 2, ASM2569854v1, whole genome shotgun sequence genomic window:
- the LOC105789519 gene encoding uncharacterized protein LOC105789519 produces MERVGPVAHRLALPAELQKIHDVFHVSMLRRYRSDPSHVISIEDVEIQPDMSYEEELVEILAREMKELRNKRVPLVKMLWHSHNVEEATWEPEEAMRSQYPYLFSGKF; encoded by the coding sequence ATGGAAAGAGTGGGACCAGTTGCGCATCGTTTAGCTTTGCCTGCGGAACTACAAaaaattcatgatgtttttcatgtttcaatgctTAGAAGATATCGATCGGATCCATCTCATGTTATTTCAATAGAAGATGTTGAAATTCAACCTGATATGTCATACGAAGAAGAACTGGTTGAGATTTTGGCACGTGAGATGAAAGAATTGCGTAATAAGCGAGTTCCATTAGTGAAAATGTTGTGGCATAGTCATAATgttgaagaagcaacttgggaacCGGAAGAGGCTATGAGATCTCAGTACCCCTACCTCTTTTCAGGTAAATTTTAA
- the LOC105787995 gene encoding beta-fructofuranosidase, insoluble isoenzyme CWINV1, protein MVYKGLYHLFYQYNPKGAVWGNIVWAHSTSKDLVNWTPHEPAIFPSQPSDINGCWSGSSTILPGGKPAMLYTGIDTKNSQVQNLAVPKNLSDPYLREWVKSPKNPLMQPTAQNQINASSFRDPTTAWLGPDKKWRVIIGSKIDRQGLVILYKSKDFVNWVQAPMPLHSAKDTGMWECPDFYPVPVSGKNGVDTSLNGPYVKHVLKISLDDTKHDLYTIGSYDSLKDIYIPDKGSVENDSGLRYDYGKYYASKTFLDSIKNRRILCGWLNESSSVADDIKKGWAGVHAIPRQVWLDKSGKQLIQWPVAEIQKLRTNHVSLPSRLLKGGSVVEVSGVTASQADVDISYKISDFEKAEVLNPSWTNPQLLCSQKGASVKGGVGPFGLLVLASKGLTENTAVFFRIFKGQNKYVVLMCSDQSRSSLKANDKTTYGAFLDVDPLHQSLSLRSLIDHSIVESFGGGGKACMSARVYPTLAINNAAHLYVFNNGSEAVEISKLNAWSMKKAIIN, encoded by the exons ATGGTTTACAAGGGACTTTATCATCTATTCTACCAATACAATCCAAAAGGTGCAGTGTGGGGCAACATTGTCTGGGCTCACTCTACATCAAAAGATCTTGTGAATTGGACCCCTCATGAGCCAGCTATCTTTCCCTCCCAACCATCTGATATTAATGGTTGTTGGTCCGGTTCATCCACAATCCTCCCCGGGGGCAAACCAGCCATGCTTTACACCGGAATTGACACCAAAAACAGCCAAGTCCAGAATCTTGCCGTCCCCAAGAATCTATCCGATCCTTACCTCAGAGAATGGGTGAAGTCACCAAAGAACCCTTTGATGCAACCCACTGCCCAAAACCAGATTAATGCAAGTTCTTTCAGAGATCCCACCACTGCTTGGTTAGGCCCTGACAAGAAATGGAGGGTAATCATTGGAAGCAAGATTGACCGCCAGGGCTTAGTCATCCTTTACAAAAGCAAAGACTTTGTGAATTGGGTCCAAGCCCCTATGCCTTTGCATTCAGCTAAAGACACCGGGATGTGGGAATGCCCTGACTTTTACCCCGTTCCTGTCAGTGGCAAAAACGGTGTCGACACTTCTCTTAATGGTCCATATGTCAAGCATGTCCTTAAGATCAGCTTAGATGACACAAAGCATGATCTTTACACTATTGGCTCATATGATAGCTTGAAGGACATCTATATACCAGACAAGGGATCCGTAGAGAATGATTCAGgcttgagatatgattatggaAAATATTATGCTTCCAAGACATTCTTAGACAGTATCAAAAACAGGAGAATCTTATGCGGTTGGTTGAACGAATCATCCAGCGTCGCTGATGATATCAAGAAAGGATGGGCGGGAGTTCac GCAATTCCTAGGCAAGTTTGGCTGGATAAATCTGGAAAACAATTGATACAGTGGCCGGTAGCAGAAATACAAAAGCTACGTACAAACCACGTAAGCTTACCCAGCAGATTGCTCAAGGGAGGATCGGTTGTTGAAGTTTCTGGGGTTACTGCTTCACag GCAGATGTTGACATTTCATACAAGATATCTGACTTTGAGAAAGCTGAAGTGTTAAACCCAAGCTGGACCAACCCACAGCTACTATGCAGCCAAAAGGGTGCATCAGTGAAAGGCGGTGTTGGTCCATTTGGGTTGCTAGTTTTAGCTTCAAAAGGCTTAACTGAGAACACGGCGGTCTTCTTTAGAATATTCAAAGGCCAAAACAAATACGTGGTGCTCATGTGCAGTGACCAAAGCAG ATCCTCCCTAAAAGCCAATGACAAGACCACCTATGGGGCTTTCTTGGATGTGGACCCTCTTCATCAAAGCTTGTCATTGAGGAGTTTG aTTGATCATTCAATAGTAGAGAGCTTTGGTGGGGGTGGCAAAGCATGTATGTCAGCTAGAGTTTATCCCACATTGGCAATTAATAACGCAGCCCACTTGTATGTTTTCAACAATGGAAGTGAAGCCGTGGAGATTTCAAAGTTGAACGCTTGGAGCATGAAGAAAGCCATAATCAATTGA